AGGGCATCTATTCTGCGGCTGACCGTGCTATGAGGGATACCAAGCAGTTCAGACGCCTGCTTAAGGCTGCCCTTTTCCACTACGGCACAAAATACACTTAAATCATCCAGTACTCTTTTCATCGCATGCTCTTTTATTTAACCAGCAGTTGTTCTGCTGTTAATTCTAAGCCAAAAGTGCAGCGGTTATTATCCCAAAATTGCAATTGTGTCTTGCAAAGCCGGTTTTCTCTGTTGCTTTGAGCCTACTCACCACTGTTTTGTAACTCGTCTTTCTGGTGAAAGGCTAAGATACGAAAAAGCTTAGTCAACTGCTGTATGTGTTTAAGCGCATGAGTGTCAGAGAATACTCTTGGGTGATCTTGTTGTGAAAAACAATTTACAGCTGGTGTTATGTAAATTGGATATACTTTGAACTGGAGTGGTTTGAATTCTAATCAATATACGCTGTCAAGATTTGCCATAAGTTTTCTAATGCAATGGTAGGCTTGGAGTGAACAGTTTATTATGAAAGAGGCATTGTTTTACTTTGCTCTATAGTACATAAAAAATACATAAACGTAACATAACAAATAACAAAACTGAAATTTGCATTAGAAAAAGTAATGTATATATAAATATAAATAGTGTAAGAGTTTGTAATAAAGTAGGGCTGCTCATAATTTTGTAACTCTCCCAAATTTATCTTCAATTTTTACTGTAAAAGAAAATTAATACACTGCAATATCGCCGACCTGAAAACTTATACACCAATAAAAGGCAAATTATCAGATGAATACAACGGCGACGTTAAACGTTAATGGACAAAAGTTTTCTAAATGGAATTATAAAGATTTTACATGGTGCTTATCACTGTTCGGCACGGCTGTAGGTGCAGGAGTACTATTTCTTCCAATTAAAGCGGGTGCGGGTGGCTTTTGGCCACTGGTTATTCTCGCTCTACTAGCTGCTCCAATGACTTGGCTAGCGCATAAGTCTTTGGCGCGTTTTGTACTTTCAGCTAAAAATCCTGAAGCAGATATTACAGATACTGTAGAAGAGCATTTTGGTAAAGCTGGTGCCAACCTTATTACTTTTGCATACTTCTTTGCTATTTACCCAATTGTACTAATCTATGGTGTTGGTATCACAAACACTGTTGACTCTTTCCTAGTTAACCAAGTTGGTATGGAATCTTTCCCTCGCTGGTTACTTTCTGGCGCGCTAATCGCTGCTATGACTGCGGGTGTAGTATTCGGTAAAGAGCTAATGCTGAAAGCAACATCAGCAATGGTTTACCCTCTGGTATTTATCTTGCTAGCGCTATCTTTTTACCTGATTCCTGATTGGAATACGTCAATGATGGAAGTCGCACCTGACTGGGGTTCAATGCCTTCGATTATTTGGCTGGCAATACCAATCATCGTGTTCTCTTTTAACCATAGCCCTATAATCTCTCAGTTCTCTAAAGAACAACGTCGCGTATATGGTGATGATGCAGTTCAGAAAACGGATGCTATCACTGGTGGCGCTGCAATGATGCTAATGGGTTTTGTAATGTTCTTCGTATTTTCTGTAGTGCTTTCTCTCTCTCCAGAGCAATTAACAACTGCACAAGAGCAAAACATCTCGATATTGTCTTACCTGGCTAATGTCCACGAGTCTCCACTTATTTCTTACATGGGACCTCTAGTAGCATTCGCAGCTATCACTTCTAGCTACTTTGGCCACTTTCTTGGTGCACATGAAGGTTTGGTTGGTCTAATCAAGTCTCGCTCTAATACTTCTGTAAGCAAGATAGAAAAAGCATCGCTTATCTTCATTGTTGTGACCACATGGATCGTTGCTATTGTTAACCCAAGTATTCTGGGCATGATTGAAACTATGGGTGCACCGATGATCGCTGCAATTTTATTCCTGATGCCTGTATTCGCGATGCAGAAAGTTCCGGCAATGGCCAAATATAAAACCTCAATACCAGTGCAGATTTTCACTGTTATCTGTGGGGTAGCAGCAATTAGTTCTGTAATCTACGGCGCTCTTTAATCATCGTTCTATGGTAACGCGTGATTAATTCAAGAATATAAATAGTAAAAAGCCTCCCAACTCCTATGGGAGGCTTTGTTATAAGGTAATCGATATGATTAGCGTTTTTGACATATATAAGATCGGTGTTGGTCCTTCAAGCTCACACACTGTAGGTCCAATGAAAGCCGGTAAAGAATTTATTGATGATTTACGCTCAATGGGGAAGTTGCGCGACATCACTAAAATTACCGTTGATGTTTACGGTTCACTGTCATTGACAGGGAGAGGCCACCACACGGATATTGCGATTATTATGGGTCTTGCAGGCAACTCCCCTGAGAAAGTAGATATTGACTCAATTTCGGGTTTTATCGCTCGAGTAGAAGAAACTGAACGCCTGCCCGTTGGAATGCACTGCCACACAGTATCGTTCCCGAAGGATGGTGGTATGAATTTTCATACTACTAATCTGGCGTTACACGAAAATGGTATGCAGATCCACGCGTGGATTGAAGATGAAAAAGTTTACTCAAAGACTTATTACTCGATCGGTGGTGGATTCATTGTTGATGAAGAAAACTTCGGAAAAGAAATAGAGAATCCAATTAAGGTACCTTACGAATACACTACTGCCGAAGAGCTTATTAACCAATGTAAAGAAAGTGGTCTTTCAATTAGTGCGCTTGTGATGAAGAATGAACACTCCCTGCATTCGGATGAAGAGGCTCGTACGTATTTCGCTAATATTTGGCGCACAATGCGCGAATGTATGGAGCGTGGTATGAACGAAGAAGGTATTTTACCTGGTCCTCTACGTGTGCCTCGTCGCGCAGCAGCACTTCGTCAGCAATTGCTTACTTCTGAAAAGACAACTAACGATCCAATGGCAGTTGTTGACTGGGTAAACATGTTCGCTTTCGCAGTAAACGAAGAAAATGCAGCTGGTGGACGTGTTGTTACAGCCCCAACGAACGGTGCTTGTGGAATCATCCCTGCGGTGTTGGCTTATTACGACAAATTTATCCAAACCGTGACTGAAAAAGATTACATCCGTTACTTTGCGGCATCTGGTGCGATTGGTGGTCTTTATAAGCGTAATGCATCCATCTCTGGGGCTGAGGTTGGCTGTCAGGGAGAAGTTGGTGTGGCATGTTCAATGGCGGCAGCTGGTCTTGCTGAGCTTATGGGAGCTAGCCCAGAGCAAGTATGTATGGCGGCAGAAATAGGCATGGAACATAACTTAGGCCTGACTTGTGATCCAGTGGCTGGTCAGGTACAAGTTCCATGTATCGAACGCAACGGTATTGCAGCTGTAAAAGCGATCAATTCAACTCGTATGGCACTTCGCCGCTCTTTTGAACCGACAGTATCTCTAGATAAAGTTATAGAAACAATGCTAGAAACTGGTAAAGATATGAATGCCAAATATCGTGAAACGTCTCAAGGCGGATTAGCAATAAAAGTAGTTTGTTAATTTTTGCCTCAGGTATTCTCTGCCTGAGGCATTGCTATCTAATCTGTACAATCAGTAAAAAGATATATGGCAATGATTTCTTAACCGCACTTGTGTTTATTTTACTTACTAAGATAATCAAGGTTTCAGCTTATTGGAGGGGCGTAAGTTAGTAGTTATGAACCGCGGTCAAACCTCCGTTTTGTAACTCGTCTTTCTGGCGAAAGCAGATGGTGAAAGGATCAGACATAACTAAACTGGTCTGATATTTCAACAAACACACCTGCACCTATGTGACATTATATGAGTTTGACTGTATAACAATTGCTATGAGCTAACTGAACTGAAACTGTGAAAAAGGAAGCAAATCTATGAGCAGTAATGTTGTTGAATATTATACAAATTCTTTTAATGAGCATAAGCGTCATATAGATGGGTTTGGTCAGATTCAACAACTCAGAACACTTCAGCTATTTCAACAATATCTGCCAACTAAACAGAGAATTATCGACATCGGCGGAGCTACCGGAGTTTATTCCTTTGATTTGGCAAAACGGGGACATGAGGTTCAGTTGCTGGATATCGTTCCGTTACACATTGAAAAAGCAAAGCAATTAAGTGAGGAAAACGGAGTTGAACTAGGAGGTTATCACGTAGGAGATGCTCAGGAGTTAAGTTTTCCGGATGAATCATTTGATGCCGTTATTTTACATGGGCCTTTGTACCATATCACCGATATTGCTATCAGAAGAAAAGTGCTCGCAGAGGCATTCAGAATACTTAAACCTGACGGACAAGTGTTTGCCTTCGCTATTAATCGTTATGCAGGGTTGTTTTATGGTGTTCATAGCGAACTTATTTTAGATGACTCCTACTTTAAAATGGTGTCTGAGGAGGTAAAAACAGGTGTCAGAAGTCGTGAACCTTCATGGTATTTTCACCTTCCCTCTGAACTGGAAACAGAAGTCTCTGAAGCAGGATTTAGTACTGTTGAAACCAAAGGTGTGGTTAGCCCTATCTGGATGTTGTCAGATATCGAAAAGAAGCTTTCCAATGAAGAAGTACGACAAAAAATACTGAAAGCCTCAAAGTTGGCTGAAGATGAGCCGATTTTAGGGCAGGACTTTGTCACTATTGGTGTTAAAGCTTGATTGCCACGTTAGAATGGTATGTCCAACTTACTGTACAAGTTGTAGCTTTGAAATTATACTTGTCCAATAAAATGTACATGTGGAGTTTGTTATGAGAATAGTATCTTTTACTGAAGCAAGAAATGGGCTTAAAGCTGTTTTGGACGGTGTAGTGAATGATGCTGATACAACAGTCATTACTCGTCGTGATTCTGAAGATGCCGTAGTTATGTCGTTAGACTACTACAACAGTCTTATGGAGACGGTTCACTTACTCCGTTCTCCTCAAAATGCAGAACATCTGAATCGTTCGATAGAGCAGTACCGTGCTGGAAAAACAACAGCCCGAGAGTTAATTGATGAGTAGTCGTCAACGTTTGTTATCGTGGACTGACGACGCCTGGGATGACTACTTGTATTGGCAAACTCAAGACAAGAAAACACTAAAACGTATAAACAAGCTAATTAATGACGTGAAACGTTCTCCTTTTGAGGGAATAGGTAAACCCGAACCGTTAAAAGAGAACCTTTCGGGATTCTGGTCTCGTCGCATTGATGATACGAATAGGCTTGTTTATGTGGTTGATGAGCAAGCAATAACCATTATTTCGTGCCGTTATCATTACTAAAATAGATTTGATCATTCTGGTATCTGGCCAAGCAGTTAAGAGCGGCTCCCAACGCTTGGCATCTTTACACTCATTGTGGTGCATAGGTTTCATTCCTTATGGTACAGCTCTGGTTACCTGATAAAACCTCTCAACAATTTCTGTCCACCCGTTATACTATTTAACCGGACAAGCTAATCATTCTGGATTTGAATTAGTAATAAAAGGATTTATAT
This is a stretch of genomic DNA from Vibrio sp. SCSIO 43137. It encodes these proteins:
- a CDS encoding class I SAM-dependent methyltransferase, which produces MSSNVVEYYTNSFNEHKRHIDGFGQIQQLRTLQLFQQYLPTKQRIIDIGGATGVYSFDLAKRGHEVQLLDIVPLHIEKAKQLSEENGVELGGYHVGDAQELSFPDESFDAVILHGPLYHITDIAIRRKVLAEAFRILKPDGQVFAFAINRYAGLFYGVHSELILDDSYFKMVSEEVKTGVRSREPSWYFHLPSELETEVSEAGFSTVETKGVVSPIWMLSDIEKKLSNEEVRQKILKASKLAEDEPILGQDFVTIGVKA
- a CDS encoding L-serine ammonia-lyase — encoded protein: MISVFDIYKIGVGPSSSHTVGPMKAGKEFIDDLRSMGKLRDITKITVDVYGSLSLTGRGHHTDIAIIMGLAGNSPEKVDIDSISGFIARVEETERLPVGMHCHTVSFPKDGGMNFHTTNLALHENGMQIHAWIEDEKVYSKTYYSIGGGFIVDEENFGKEIENPIKVPYEYTTAEELINQCKESGLSISALVMKNEHSLHSDEEARTYFANIWRTMRECMERGMNEEGILPGPLRVPRRAAALRQQLLTSEKTTNDPMAVVDWVNMFAFAVNEENAAGGRVVTAPTNGACGIIPAVLAYYDKFIQTVTEKDYIRYFAASGAIGGLYKRNASISGAEVGCQGEVGVACSMAAAGLAELMGASPEQVCMAAEIGMEHNLGLTCDPVAGQVQVPCIERNGIAAVKAINSTRMALRRSFEPTVSLDKVIETMLETGKDMNAKYRETSQGGLAIKVVC
- a CDS encoding aromatic amino acid transport family protein; the protein is MNTTATLNVNGQKFSKWNYKDFTWCLSLFGTAVGAGVLFLPIKAGAGGFWPLVILALLAAPMTWLAHKSLARFVLSAKNPEADITDTVEEHFGKAGANLITFAYFFAIYPIVLIYGVGITNTVDSFLVNQVGMESFPRWLLSGALIAAMTAGVVFGKELMLKATSAMVYPLVFILLALSFYLIPDWNTSMMEVAPDWGSMPSIIWLAIPIIVFSFNHSPIISQFSKEQRRVYGDDAVQKTDAITGGAAMMLMGFVMFFVFSVVLSLSPEQLTTAQEQNISILSYLANVHESPLISYMGPLVAFAAITSSYFGHFLGAHEGLVGLIKSRSNTSVSKIEKASLIFIVVTTWIVAIVNPSILGMIETMGAPMIAAILFLMPVFAMQKVPAMAKYKTSIPVQIFTVICGVAAISSVIYGAL
- a CDS encoding type II toxin-antitoxin system Phd/YefM family antitoxin, producing the protein MRIVSFTEARNGLKAVLDGVVNDADTTVITRRDSEDAVVMSLDYYNSLMETVHLLRSPQNAEHLNRSIEQYRAGKTTARELIDE
- a CDS encoding Txe/YoeB family addiction module toxin, giving the protein MSSRQRLLSWTDDAWDDYLYWQTQDKKTLKRINKLINDVKRSPFEGIGKPEPLKENLSGFWSRRIDDTNRLVYVVDEQAITIISCRYHY